In Oryza sativa Japonica Group chromosome 1, ASM3414082v1, the genomic stretch TAGAAGCGTGGGCAAGGTATCCATTTTAGTGCTCTCCGGATTTGCCTACATGACCATGTAATGGTTCATGAGCCCCAATTGCTTGTAAGTAATTGTCACAAGAACAGTTAATAAAAGACAAAATATGCCACCTTGCCATCTTCTTGATTATGCAGAACTTGTTTCTTCCTCTTCGCGTATATAATATAAGCTGTGAAAGCCACGGCGAAAGGAACCTGGGACAGGGTGATCAACCAGTATGCAACTCCACAGGGTTTTATCCTGATCATACCCTGAGCAGATAAGAACAAAATGTTGGAATCATGCATATGAGTATGATTGATGGCCAGAATTTCTAAACTGCAACCTCGGTATGGTTAAGTTGCCAAAATTGCCACTGACGTCTTCAATCTTTCCAGTTCATATATAATGAATGTGGAGAAGAACAATGTTATGATTCTAACAAGGAAGAAAAGGTCCCAATTCAGTAATTAACTGACACGACGTtcgatttatttttgttttcaggGAGAATTGGCCAGCCTCCAGGCTCCAGCTATATGATTTGGTGTTGTCCTTCCATCagcttatatatatttttagaaaacaaTTCATCATGCTACCGAAAAGACACACGAGTTCAACAGGTTATTCCAGGTCAATCAACTTCTGGAACAAACTAATATCAGCTAGAAAACTGCTAAGGCCCTATTTAGATCCtatcctaaaatttttcaccatgtcacatcgaacgtttgaacacctgtatgaagtattaaatataggcttaacaaaataactaattacatagactgtgactaatttacgagacgaatcttttaagtctaattgctccatgatttgactatatggtgctacattaaatatttgctaatgacggattaattagtcttaataaattcgtctcgcggtttactgatggattctgtaattagtttttttattagtgctcgaacaccccatgcgacacacTATATAATACCttatgtgacacgctaaaatttTACACTCCTAGATCTAAACATCCCctaaattttcttttcagaacATGTCGACTTTATGTGAGCTGCTTTATCATTTCCAGGCCGACTCGATACCTATCTAGAGTTCATGAAAAAGGCGCGTGTTGAGATGAAGTGAGGCATTCCTATCGAGTAAAATTGACATTTTTCACTAAAGCAAAGGAAGCAAACAAACCTAGCCGCTACTTTCCACTAAAGCTAACAACAAATGGAGAGCATAACTGcatagtgcaagcaaaaactgacAAGCAGAAAGGCACCCGTGATAACGAAGGGCGCATTCTGGAGTATCGTTGCTTTGGATCACGAACAGATATACTTCCTACCCATGGTCCATGCCTCCATGGATCCGTTTCCTTCCTACCCAACGTTGCGGGTTTGCACTGGCCTATGCGTCACTTTCGTGCATCAGCAACCACCATGTACACTTGTACAGTGAAGTTGCATGGTGCGCTGGTCTTGTTGCTTTAACTGTGTAACGGAGGCTCGAGAAGCTTACGGCACGACAGAACACGTCACGAGGCTAGCAAGCAAGGGGGGCATACCTTTCCATGCTTATCGCCAATGAAGACATGGAGCACGAAGAAGCAGAGCCAGACCATGACAAGCACTGACACGTCCTTCCACGGGAACCCCGCGTCGCCGCGGGCACCACCGCCATTGCCGGCATCGGTGCCGTGCGGCAGCAGCAGGGGCTCCTCGCGGCCGTGCGCGGTGGCGGCTGCGACTGCGAGGGTGGCGCCGCGGCTCTCCGAGCTCCATATCCTGAGCCCGGCACGCAACGTCTTGGTGGTGCAGAAGGCGAGGAACAGCGCGAAGAGCGCGGTGATGAGCCACTCCGGGAACATGACGTTGCACACCACCCCGATGCTGACGCCCAGGAGCAGGCACGGCTGGAAGAGCAGGGCGATGTCGTAGTCGAtcaccgccgcggcgcgccgcccgcAGCCCGTGCAGAGGAGGTTGTAGAGCACGTTGGAGGCGGCCCCGCCGGTGACCATGAAGGACGAGTAGGCGGTGGCCCGCTTGAGGCTGAGCCCCGCCACGAGGTTCAGGATGGGGAGGAACAGCGATCCgccccccacgccgccggcgctcgACACGGACGCGGCCAGGAAGGAGAGTAGCCATGCGGCGACGGTGTTCAGGCCGAGGCCGACGTGTGAGGACGAGTCGGCAAGGAGGAGGTGTTCCCGCCATTGCGGCGGTTTGGTGAGGAGGCTAGAACTGGAGCTGGGGTGCGACGAGGTGGAGTTGGACGCGCACGCTACGGACAGGAAGGAAATGCAGATGGCAGCGACGAGAGGGAAGAGCTTGGTATTAGTCATCATCTTCTTTGCCCTTCGCGGCTTCGCACGGTGTGGAGTATTTTGCCCCTCCAAAGCCTGTTTCTGGCTGGTTTTATAAGCCATGCTTTGGGTGTGTGTGGCTAGACTTGTTACTTTAGGAGAAAAGTTTCTAAActttatttatgaaaaaatgGCCCGTTTGGTTGGGGGGAGCTTTTAGAaaggattgggagtttagagggatgagactattaaatgttttgtttgattgggagacatgggaattttggtgggatggagatagggaattgaggaatgaactccccccttttcaatacctgggtaggggtggtaattgggagggaattcctcctttacttcgccaaaacaaatctcagccatccgttttcattaatgacctaatctccaactaaactccctatcaatttcctccacatctaccaaacaagagactgggatgaaaaatcaaattcccattttaatctcaccatcaatttcctcgtgtaaactcccatCCCCCTTCTCTcaagttgccaaacaagccAAATAGGTAAGGCTTTTTTCCAAGAGgaaatgatttatatttttttagtataaGAAAAATAAGTGAGTTGAAAAGGCCCATCATCTGTGTCATATTAGCCATTTTGCTGAATATAATTgttatttgagaaattttgttATACCAATTTTGAATTGTTCAGAATTCAAAAGGCAATccatctgttttatattataagtcgtctTACTTTTTTTCTTGAGTAAATTACATCTccggtacacgaacttgtcaaGTAGGTGCAATCTAGTGcacaaacttgtaaaatatTCATTTTGGTGCATGAACTTGTCTAGTGCGTGCGGAATAAGGCAAAAAGAACACAACATAGCTCATCTTATTTAGGGGCTCATTAGGATACCATTGTAAGCATATATACCATTGTAAGTAGAgacaaaatttataaatattgcatGTTTTATACATACTCACTACACGTATAACGTATGCACATCATATCCTAATCGACATCACCTTTGTACAATCAAACATTGCCAAGCTATTTTGGTCCTCGTTCGCACAAATTAGACAAATTCGTATACCGAAacaagcattttacaagtttatgtaCTAAATTACACCTAGTTAACAAgttaaactactt encodes the following:
- the LOC4327050 gene encoding sulfite exporter TauE/SafE family protein 5 isoform X2, with protein sequence MMTNTKLFPLVAAICISFLSVACASNSTSSHPSSSSSLLTKPPQWREHLLLADSSSHVGLGLNTVAAWLLSFLAASVSSAGGVGGGSLFLPILNLVAGLSLKRATAYSSFMVTGGAASNVLYNLLCTGCGRRAAAVIDYDIALLFQPCLLLGVSIGVVCNVMFPEWLITALFALFLAFCTTKTLRAGLRIWSSESRGATLAVAAATAHGREEPLLLPHGTDAGNGGGARGDAGFPWKDVSVLVMVWLCFFVLHVFIGDKHGKGMIRIKPCGVAYWLITLSQVPFAVAFTAYIIYAKRKKQVLHNQEDGKANPESTKMDTLPTLLFPLAAFVTGALSGLFGIGGGLLLNPVLLQIGIPPQVQWYTHYRFLSY
- the LOC4327050 gene encoding sulfite exporter TauE/SafE family protein 5 isoform X1; its protein translation is MMTNTKLFPLVAAICISFLSVACASNSTSSHPSSSSSLLTKPPQWREHLLLADSSSHVGLGLNTVAAWLLSFLAASVSSAGGVGGGSLFLPILNLVAGLSLKRATAYSSFMVTGGAASNVLYNLLCTGCGRRAAAVIDYDIALLFQPCLLLGVSIGVVCNVMFPEWLITALFALFLAFCTTKTLRAGLRIWSSESRGATLAVAAATAHGREEPLLLPHGTDAGNGGGARGDAGFPWKDVSVLVMVWLCFFVLHVFIGDKHGKGMIRIKPCGVAYWLITLSQVPFAVAFTAYIIYAKRKKQVLHNQEDGKANPESTKMDTLPTLLFPLAAFVTGALSGLFGIGGGLLLNPVLLQIGIPPQTAAATSSFMVLFCASMSMVQFILLGMQGIGEASVYAGICFVASVVGAVVIERAIRKSGRVSLIVFLVTGIMAVSTVIITFFGALDVWAQYTSGAYMGFKLPC